The following nucleotide sequence is from Pithys albifrons albifrons isolate INPA30051 chromosome 2, PitAlb_v1, whole genome shotgun sequence.
TTCCTCTTTCAAAGTACAAAATCTTTTCACATTACAGTTCAACAGCATGCAGAGCAGTGGGCAGGAAAGACAGCACTGCATGCTGAAATAATAAGTGTGGTGACAAAATGTAGAGCTTGCTTTGCTGCACGTCACCAACAGATCTACAAATGCAGTATGAAAAACTGGTCAAGCACCAACCTCAACATTCCTGTCTGCAGCCACGCTGTGGGCCTTTAGATGTACACCAATCAAAAACTATTTAAGATACACTGCTCTCACAAAGAAAGTAACATTTTGTTTCAACAGTAAAGACAATTATACGTTAATACAACTGCTGCAACATAACACAGATAGGGCCAGATGCAGTATCATTCTGAGCACCTCCTTTAAAGTACTGTGCACTCAACTTCCACTTCTTTAAGgattattttaatgttaaatGATTATGTTTAGTACCCATCAAAAGCACTGAGCATTTCATAAGGTCAAGCTAATAATGACCAACTCCAACTGCTCTGCACTAGCAGTAACCATAGCCATTCAAAAACAAACACTAAACTGATGATGCTCAGAAAAAGATACCAAAGGGCTCACATAATTGTGAGtaatttttaaactaatttcacttttaaaactCTGTGATACTCTGTTGAAATACTTTTGGAGCAAGTTTCAAATGGAACAAATGGTGGTGAATTGAAACAATTCTGAAAATCTCACTCATAAAATTATCATGGGCTGAAGAACCATGATTAGCAAGTACTCCATTGCCTATTTGACAGTCTTTGTTCAAATAAAAACTCTGAGCTTTActattctgagaaaaaaaaatctgagataCAAAACTCAAGGATGTAATGGAACAACTCCCCCTCTCATCCTTCCAGGGTTAAAGCATGTTTCACATCAAACTGAACATCAGTTGTCCCTTCAAAACATCAAAGGGTCAAAATGAAGCTGGCCACATATTATTCTACTTCCTTAGGGACATCAATGAGATTAAAAGTGGAACGTATTGAGGTTATTAATTTTAGAAATCCCACACTTTGGTGGATTCTTTTATTAATAAAAGAAGTTCATCTCACATGCTGTGTGTTAGGTAACTACTGTGTGTCACGCAAAAGACAGTTTTCCACATTTAGAATTGCTCACAATGAAGCCCTGAGGTAACCGCCTTTTTTCCAGGCAACAGTAATACAGTTCCTCTTGACATTTTATCATCCTTTTACTACCTACTCTACTATATGCAACTTTAAGCAGTCCATATTTATTATCAATTGCTCCCAAAGATGGGATTTGtccagttaattttttttgattGATTATTTTTAGGATAAAGACTCAGCAGAACGAGCTAATTTTGGTGCAGTGTCTTCTAATGAAGCTTCAACTGAATTCCCCAGTTCTCCATTTTCATGTCCATCAATACTTGGCTTCTTATCAAACACTgcaagataaaaagaaaaattgcttaaGGAAGTGAAGCCATCTTGGGAAAGACAGATCAGTGATCCTTATTTCAGAAACTAGAAAGTGTACTGAAATGACTACTAAAATTAAATCATAAAGGTTTTTAGCAGAACATAGTGTGTCAGGAAAATGGGAACTGTGTCTTTACCtctctgatttaaaaaatgtatctgAAGAAGCCAACAGCATGAGGTGTTAAGGGAAATTAACTATGCCCAGAtcagaggcaggaaaaggtaGGAATAAATTTGAATTTCAACCTTTGGGAAAAAATGTCCATCAAAAAATCCACAAATTAATTCAGTTAATTCAGTTCTATCTAAGTAAACCAGGCCAAACAGTGAGGGACCAACCAGAAGAGCTGACAGCCTATGAGCAGGTTAATTGAATTGACAGTAGGTTAATTTTACAAGGAATATAGAAAGAGTGTTTTCCAGAAATTGGATTGCATACTGAGAATTCAACTGCATTTAACGCATTTTAGAAGGTTTACCTTGTGAAGGTTTGACATCCACATTTGGATCTTTCCTATTAGAACTTGAATTTGCACCTTCTTCCAATTCATCAAGATATAATCGATAACGATGTCCACTCTCATCCTCATATTCTACGTTTTCATCATCCGAATCAACTTCTGGAGCAACATACACTACTTCAAATTCAATTTCACCTCTCTAAAATGCAACAAAATGTGTTCATTTACTTACCACTGCACAGCAACGTTGGAGGATTAACAAAATGAGCTAGGTtattaaaacaaatacattttactgTTGTAAACTTACAGTTGTGTTGCATATTTTGGATATGTATCTGAATTAAGTTTTTCTGACTAAAGTAGTACAGCTCTATAActaagctgtattttttttacaaaattatcTGAATTTCTTAGAAATATTCCAATACATTTCAAACAGTGACTTCCAATGAGGAAATTTCCTGTTAAATTAGCAGTTAACCTGTTAAACTGTCTGAATATAGCAGTAAGAAGATTCTAGACCACAAAGATACATTGTTTAGCTGGAGCTGTTCAGTCATAAAAGAGTAAAGACTGTGTCACTGAAGAATTATTTCCGTGGGGCAACGTAACAAACTGATTTCCATCAGCCTTATGGAAGAATCATTGCCAATACACACTGAACTTGTATGGCcccagcatttttttccttaaattgcAAGACATAAGAGGACTAAGTATGAGGTGATGTAGCTTCAAGTATCACTGTAGCTTAGCATCACACTGTGCTTAAcagtaaatattaaaattcaaGGTAATTCAACAAGCAGAACACAGGAAGCACTTAAACATGCCTATGGATAACAAGTACCAACTGACCTGTTGGGAAAGAATAGTTACAGCTTCTTTATGTTTGGCATCTCTCAGATTGACTCCATTTACTGCCAGAATAGCATCACCAACATGCAGTCCTCCACATCGATCAGCAGGTTGCCCAGGATGGATTTCAGAGATCAGTATTGGAACACCATGCTCCTTCCCACcctatttcaaaaaaaaaaagtaaattttactTAACTAATATGTCCTTTAACATAAAAGCAACATTCAGATAGTTGCTCCTAAAGTGTTTATTTCACCttctattttcaaaaattaGAAATCATTCTTCAGACAAAAAGAATCTCAAAGAAGAACATATGAGATGCTTCCCTGATTCTTCtcacaaaagaatgaaaaatttcagaTAGGTACTCAAAGAGTCAAATGAGACAATTTTGAATAATAACAATACTATAAAATCATATGCAAGCtgatgaaaaactgaaaacttcattaaaaaaagccTATAAAGCACCATACTGACTTGCAAGAAACAGAGTTCATATTTAGAATAAAAGTATAAtagttaaaatttttaaaatttgttgtAAAAAGCTTATACAATTTTTGTTAGGTTGTGAGATGCCAACACAGatacttaggaaaaaaagttataatCACAACAGTTAAGCTTTGGAAGTCAGACCTCAGATTGCTTCTGCTCTTCTACACACTTACCACACCTGAAATTCACCACTGGCAAGTGTCTATACACCCTAAACATAACTCAAAACTGTAAGTTTAACATAAAGTAGCAATTATCTATTTTCTAATCTATCAAAATGGGTCTTCAAGTTCTAGGACTGTAGCTATAGACCTGTGTATGCTTTTCTCGTGTgttctaaaaatacatttactgATCCACATATTTTACAGAAGTAGGATTTCTGTCTCACGGAAAATTGAATACTTACTGTGATTGAAATTCCTAGTCCTTCGTGGTCTTCTTTAACGAGCAAAACTTTTCTGATTGGACCAACACCTTGACTTTTCTTTAAGGCATCAGGATCCTAGTTTGATAATAAACAAAAATAGCACAAACATAAATATGTGAACTGAAAATTTATGCATTTttgcattttgggtttttttaattatattataGGCAATGGATGATCAACAGAGTTTAGGTTAGCGCCAGGCAGGACAAACTTACAGTGCTCCTTTACAGAAAGGCTATGAAATCAGAGAAGATTCCCCATTATGCACCTCTGATGAGAATAATTATGTAACTTATTTCAGGTGCTGAGTAATGCACAACACAGAACTTAACTTCAAAAGAAGTAAATCAGTCACATATTAAAAGTATAAAGGGACTACATGAAGAAATGCTGATCACTGCTGAAATGCTATACAATGTTAACTCAACTTATAACTAATCAAATGACAGAAGATGTAATACAGTCCCAAGGAAGATGTTGCGTGCTCAAGTTTATagttttttataataaaaataaatcacaccAAAAGCCATTGAACACAAAACTAAAAGTGAGACTAAATAAATTAttggtttttccttttgttaaatCATGGATGACATTATGCATACTCTTAAAATCACTCATACAGATATTTGTCCACCAATTAGGAACACACAGAGTAAGATCCATCTGACCAACTAAGGTATTTAGAACAGATCAAAGTAAAGCACTTTACtgaaaatgtttggttttatgCACTGAACACTGGGGTGATTAAGAGGACTTGTGCCACGCTGGATGAGTTCTACCCAAGATACCCACAGTGAAATGCTGTTtaaaggttttgttttaaaaagcacctttacaaggaaaaaagagaacaacAATTATTTTACAGTGTCAATATtggcatttttaaaagttttaaaatttatttcagttcaaTCTAATCCTAAAAATGTTATTGTTTTTTTACAAATAAGTTAGCTCTACATTTTGCAACCTAGACTACAAAATTCTGctattaaatttatatttataaacacaCATAGTAGAGTCTCAGTTTTCAAAAGGACTGAGGGTTCCTAGGTAAGTCAAAGGAATTTTATCATCTTTCCTGTCATTTTTAGGGACATGCTATTCAGTATGGAACTGTTCCTCAGTATACAAAAGAATTATGTACTTACAAGACACAGTTCAAAGAACACAACATTAAAGTGAAAACAAGCACAAAGATGAAGTAACCTGTGTCTGTTTCCCACAAATGCTGAAAATCAAGGAGGAATGGCTCATCTTTTCAACTTACATGACCAGGTGGTGCTTGCATTGGCCGTTTTAGATCATTTCGACCTCGACAAGCTCTAATAACAGTTTTGTGACGGTGAAGGTGTATTTCTGCTTCAAGCTGATTCCACAGCTTGTCATGAGCAGGTCCTTTCATATCTCGGCCCAGTAACTGAATCTGCTGAACCCTACACAGAGACAAAGAGAGCAGAACAATGGGCTGTATTACAACTGAAAAATCGATGCACTGTACAACTCATACACTTCATGTGGCTACAGCACACAGTCAATATGGCAACTAGTGCAAGAACTGTGgggattttgtttcttctttttgcaCTTAACTGGAAATGCAAGACTTTTCTTACTTAGTCTTAACTTTAAACCTGCTTTTGGAGatgcaaaggaagaaaacaagaaagaacaTTTCACGGTAAAGGACATGGAGTGACTTCACATACCTTCCAGCCAGCTCCTTATCTAAATACTTGGCTGCTAATCTTGCTCCATAAACCTCAGCCTGAAGCACAGCTATGTGTCTACGAAGGGCTTCATTCTCCTTCCTCAGCAACTTCACCTCAGCTTCCAGCTGAGcttctttcactttttctttcttgttagCTTCAAGTTCCCTCTCCtttacaataacaacaacaacaacaaaaaaaaaaggaaaaagatgttGGAATGCTTATATCCAAGTTAATCATGAAAGAGCACTTATGTTTCTGCATATGCAATCTGAAATTATTCTCCTGTGTACAAGACATGCatgcaggaaaaacaaaagagcaaGGACTCTGGCACTACAGCTAATGGTTTGCATACTTATCCTATACAAAGGTGGCAAAATTTAAGTAGCCTGAATATAATCCTTACTTTTTCCTGTCTTGCAAATGGAAGATTCAAAGTTaacaaatactatttttaaaattaaagagtAACTATAAAGCCACTAAATATTTGAATTCTTAACTAtttgatggtgatgatgatggtgacATTATTATGATGACAATGGTGACGATGACATCAAGGAAACATTTTAGAAGTAGATGTGTCCTTAAAACGACAATTATTTTCACGCAAACAACCAAGAAATGTCCAACAAGAGACATTTCTGAATTAGAGTCTGAAGACTACATAAATAAAGCCTCAAATTCTACACACAAAGATGCCCACCCTGACAAACTTACAAGAAAATCAGTGCAAAATGgctttgtcaaaaaaaaaaaccaaacaaaacccacactAAAACCACACTTTAAGTCCTGCCGCCTAAGAAAGGAATTATGGAAATATAAATTAGTCCCACAGTGCTCCATCCCAAATGTACAGAAGCTGCATAGTCATTACCTTTTCTGATACTCAGGGCACTGGAGCAAAAGGAATTAGTATGCTCAGATTGCTAATCTACAAAATCTGCTTTAAGAAGAGCATGTTTGTTACTTGTATCTTCATATCTTGCTCTGTATCCCTTTTACAAAGTGAGGAAAACCTGCCACCACAAAtaggaaacaggaaaatagtAGAGACACAGGGTCTAATactgtttcctttaaaaaacagcTGACAACTGAAAGAGCAATAAAAACTAGGATCACCATAATGCATTTTTGAAGACTAAATTTAGAGTACCCCAAAAAACTGCTCTGTACCATTGACattgacaaaaaaataaaaccaggaagTGCTACTAAAGAAGCAACAGGACAGATTTTACAGAACTGGCAAGACAAATCTGTTCTCAAACTGTGAATATGGTATTCCAAGTCTGGATATAAAACCATTAATTTGGCTGGTATTACCATATTCTAGAAATTACGCAGGGTTGGTCCTTCCAGCGAGAGTTATTTTCACATTAGATAGATGTAAGCATTTATAGCTACTTGACAGAAAGTCAGCTCATCTGTTAAATACTTGTATCAGGTTAGATGAATAGTGTACATTACACGGTACAAGTGCACATGTTTGGCCAAGAATTGCCTGGTGCGGTGCTCAGTAAGAGCAGCACAAGGATTCCTTGAAATCACTTGCATTTCACTTCCTGTAATTCCCACATGCACATTAGTAAACACATCACACAAAGGCAGTTCTGGTCTCCGGCTTTTGGGTTGGGGGTTGTCTTGCGAGAATGACTCTCTTCAGCAAATCTTTCTGAACTGCAGGGTCACTCCTAAGCCAAGAATTTCGACTAATCTACCTTTCCAGACTAAGAGTTTCCAAGATCATACCAATTCTTCCTACTATTATTTTGGTCTTGGGCTTTAATTCACAGTTACTGGGAGTAGTCAAATTACAAGAATTTCAATTACAAGAACTCAAGAGTACCACCGGGCTGTGTTGCCTCTGCCACACACTTTGGCAGGGAGAAGGATCCCAGTTCAAGCTTAACACCTGTTTTACAGTAGCTGCAAAGTCCTTATACAGGTACAGTGCTCCTGTTAACTATGTACATACCGCCAGTATCACATCAAGGTGCTCGGATAGTATAAGGACCTGTTTTTATACCTGCTCATTTTTAGAGGATATTTTGACAAATATAAAAACACAAAGACTAGAATTTAAGACAGACATATTCCAACCCCCCTAAGTGAAATGCTGAAGTGATCCAAGACAATTGATTTCACTAGCAAATGTCATGCAGCAcattttactgtatttatacAAAGTGAGCAGCTTAAGTACTCTTATCAAGATCGAAATTTGCCATTGATTTTCTCTGAATTTGGTTTGTcacttaaattaaaattaaacagaaagcCAAATGCTACATTTTTAAGCAGAATCCCTTTTAGacatgcattttaaatgttACACCTAAAATAACAGTAACAATGCAATCCCATAAAATTGGTTTCTCCATTACTATGATTACTGCTCTGTGACTGAGGTGGAAAATCACACCCAGAAGCCATTCTTTTTTGCACTGTCTCCAACTGATCAAcacatgaattaaaaaaaataaaaaaaataaaaaatcagaaggTTTGTAGTACAGAATCTCTGAAGATGTACTGAAAGAATACGTCTTGTTTGGAATGATTGTCACGAAATGTGACAAAAGTCTCAAAAATGTTTAAAGCAATCAAAGAAGTTACAGAAGAGCTCCATGTTTTCCAGTGTTCATAGCATGGCATAGGTtccaaaaatagaaaatgtattttctgttggTAGTATAAAAAAACTGAACCAAAAACACAGCTGCGAGGTTGAAGATCAAAGCTTACAGTTACCAGCTATCCTGTGGCTTTTCAAAAAAGCAAATACTGAGTGATGATAATGAAGTATATAAGATAACAGAAGtagaaatgctgttttaaaaCCTTTCAAGTCTACCACTGTGAAAAAACCAAAGATAAAAGTCacctttatttcactttttcttcctACCTATGTATTATTGTGTTTAAATTCTTTAGGCCACTAAATCATATTAAATCAGAACcacaaaaaattgaaaaagggggaaaaaagaaaaagttgacagcatgtttttttaaaaaacaacatgCAGAATACTTCATATTAGACTTAAGAGATGTGTGCCATGTTTATGCTTTAGAAATTGTATAGCACCTTAACCTTTTTTTGAGATACTGCCAGAACAATCTTTCAGAATGTCAAGCTGCCAGATATCACTCAAAATTAGCTATAGCAATAATAAATGAAACACAGACAGCTTAGGAAAGAGGACGCCAcatctagaaaaaaattaaaatgcaaaggaaattcTTTACACAGCTTCTTGCCAACTGTTAGGAAGAAAGAATAAGCCAGATCTGTTTTGCCAGTTTCTGAGGCCAACATATATAAGTTGTtgcacaaaacaaaagcactgcttaaacatacaaaaaaaattcacaatCAGCATACTTACCATTTCATCCACAGAAAGGACAGACTTAAGACAGAAGAAAAGGGTTCCATAATTAGAGAAACAGGAAATAGGAACTTCAAGAAAATGCAACAACATAAGTTACTTACTTCAAAAGACATTCACCAGTagaatttactttttattaGAAGGCATAAAGAACAAGAACATTGCTACAATTGTATTTAGCAACATTTTGGTATTTTGCAGtgaaagttattaaaaatcTTACTGAAAACTGTCGCATTAAAAACAATATTTCCTCCTAAAATACCAAGAACCTCTATAAAGAATAGCAAGACAATGCCATATACATGAAGGCATCACACAAAATCCATTCTGTAATATAACATCTGTTATGCAGATAatagattttttcctttcaaaaagaaCACGAAAATATGTGATACAAGAGGGACATAAAGGGCAGAGAGAAGTATCAGAAAAGGTGTTTTCAACTGtaaaactcaagaaaaaaaattcgACTAGGCAATTTCATACTCTTACAAAGAAATAGTTACTGGGATTGGACTAAGGAGATTCACCACTTCTAAAACCAGATTTGGCCTAGACTACATAATGTTATCAATTGCTTACTGAtctaaacattttaaaatgtcgTAGTTCAGCACTCTGCGCAGTTTTACAGATCACAGAGCATACATTTACACTGAGTCTACATACGTAAGAAGAGCGTCTGTTTCTCAAAGAAAGCAGGAAGCCAACTAAGTAAAGAACTTTATTTCTCCACTGCATATTCTGTTGGCACAGTCCATTTTTTGCCCTCAGAGGATTTCTGACTGCCAGAAGGTCAGCACAACAGTTTTTATTTACCCAAATATCAGAATTCCCATTTTATTGTCATTTAAGCAGCCTCAGTTTTGCTTGTTGTAGCTTCACAGACCTTTATAGCTTTCTTTATCTagaagagtttaaaaataagCTTCTGTCCATAAAAACTTTGAATTCCCTAAAGTCAAAGGAAAGCAAACTCAAAAGACTAGTCCTGATgtttataaaaaggaaaaactaatGGAAATTAAGGAGAGAATATCAGTCTAAGCTGTTAATAAAATTCAATTTCAACACAGATAAAATCTGAATCAATATGGAGTAAGAACATATTTATTGTCATCTGTGGGAAGAAAACTGCTGTCAATAGTATGCAGATTTAAAATACCTATAGACATTGTTTACAATAAAGGAAGGAGAAACCAAAAAGTTAAAAGTGTTACTCTCTATGTCATTCAGAAGTTAAGTGTAATAAAATTTGGGGTCCAAAATCATTCAAAGTGATGCATTGACTTAAAAAAGTTTGCTACATGTAAACCTGCAGCCTAACACTTAGAAAATGCTGGTGATATTTAACTAAGGCTTATTtacaaagccataagaattatTAACAGCTCTAAATAAACTTCATCATACTGCAGCTGTAGGTCAGTACAGGACAAAAGGATGTACAGACAATCCAGAAAATGTTATACTTATACTGAATATACAAGGATGCAGCCCTAGGAAGATGGCTCTAATTCAATTACAGCTTTTGGATCTGAAACAGAAGAATTTGGGTTACTCCTGTTTTTCAGTGATTACCCTCGACATCCTTTAAGCCTTATAGTCTATCACTGTGTGTTACTGTACATTAATTAAGAGGACAAAAC
It contains:
- the GOPC gene encoding Golgi-associated PDZ and coiled-coil motif-containing protein isoform X2, whose protein sequence is MSAAGGGPCGPGAAGPAPGGGVSMFRWLEVLEKEFDKAFVDVDLLLGEIDPDQADITYEGRQKMTSLSSCFAQLCHKAQTLSQINHKLEAQLVDLKSELTETQAEKAVLEKEVHDQLLQLHAVQLQLHAKTGQSVDSGAIKAKLERELEANKKEKVKEAQLEAEVKLLRKENEALRRHIAVLQAEVYGARLAAKYLDKELAGRVQQIQLLGRDMKGPAHDKLWNQLEAEIHLHRHKTVIRACRGRNDLKRPMQAPPGHDPDALKKSQGVGPIRKVLLVKEDHEGLGISITGGKEHGVPILISEIHPGQPADRCGGLHVGDAILAVNGVNLRDAKHKEAVTILSQQRGEIEFEVVYVAPEVDSDDENVEYEDESGHRYRLYLDELEEGANSSSNRKDPNVDVKPSQVFDKKPSIDGHENGELGNSVEASLEDTAPKLARSAESLS
- the GOPC gene encoding Golgi-associated PDZ and coiled-coil motif-containing protein isoform X1 translates to MSAAGGGPCGPGAAGPAPGGGVSMFRWLEVLEKEFDKAFVDVDLLLGEIDPDQADITYEGRQKMTSLSSCFAQLCHKAQTLSQINHKLEAQLVDLKSELTETQAEKAVLEKEVHDQLLQLHAVQLQLHAKTGQSVDSGAIKAKLSVLSVDEMERELEANKKEKVKEAQLEAEVKLLRKENEALRRHIAVLQAEVYGARLAAKYLDKELAGRVQQIQLLGRDMKGPAHDKLWNQLEAEIHLHRHKTVIRACRGRNDLKRPMQAPPGHDPDALKKSQGVGPIRKVLLVKEDHEGLGISITGGKEHGVPILISEIHPGQPADRCGGLHVGDAILAVNGVNLRDAKHKEAVTILSQQRGEIEFEVVYVAPEVDSDDENVEYEDESGHRYRLYLDELEEGANSSSNRKDPNVDVKPSQVFDKKPSIDGHENGELGNSVEASLEDTAPKLARSAESLS